The following coding sequences are from one Virgibacillus necropolis window:
- a CDS encoding restriction endonuclease subunit S, with protein MKINEVAIIKVGQNVSRISDEGLKEHIFYTFDDLNFDLTHIDDEYLKQNRNSQSNYLTHTGDIVVSFVGTKATVVTEDNQGKLLNQNFAKIIIDESLIDPYYFCYILNESNQIRKQKLVLMQGTNLPKMTPSILKDLNVNLPNLQKQSLIGRAYFNLCKRQYLLKQQSELEEQFFLKFIQKTDVKND; from the coding sequence GTGAAAATAAATGAGGTTGCAATTATTAAAGTAGGTCAAAATGTTTCAAGGATCTCTGATGAAGGATTAAAGGAACATATTTTTTATACATTTGATGACTTGAACTTTGACCTAACTCATATAGATGATGAATATTTGAAACAGAATAGAAATTCACAAAGTAATTATCTCACTCATACGGGCGATATTGTGGTTAGCTTTGTTGGTACAAAGGCAACTGTAGTAACAGAAGATAATCAAGGGAAGTTGCTTAATCAAAATTTCGCCAAAATAATTATTGATGAATCATTGATTGATCCGTATTATTTCTGCTATATCTTAAATGAATCAAATCAAATTCGTAAACAAAAACTTGTGCTCATGCAAGGTACTAATTTGCCTAAGATGACACCATCTATCTTAAAGGATCTAAATGTTAATTTACCTAATCTTCAAAAGCAATCACTTATTGGTAGAGCTTATTTTAACTTATGTAAACGACAATATTTATTAAAACAGCAATCTGAACTAGAAGAACAATTTTTTTTGAAATTCATTCAAAAAACAGATGTGAAAAATGACTAA
- a CDS encoding restriction endonuclease subunit S, giving the protein MSKNVPKIRFEGFSREWNSTILGELVNISSASRVHKNEWRNEGVPFFRSSDVISKYMKKFNTPVFISDSLYQNLSKKSGKMEIGDLLVTGGGTIGIPYLIENAEPLYFKDADLIWFKSSDIIDGRFLFNYFVSPQTRRYISSITHIGTISHYTIEQGKNTPITLPDTEEQQKIGSFFKQLDDTIALQQQLVEQQQQYKKAMLQKMFPQKDERVPKVRFDGFIGDWAEKTLVEISKIIMGQSPNGKNYTDNPEDYILVQGNADMKNGRVVPRIWTTQITKTASPGDLILSVRAPVGEIGITDYDVVLGRGVAGIKANQFIYQTLLRMKLFGLWKKLSTGSTFDSINSNDLKNIILLVPSLEEQHKIGTFFKQLDDTIAHHQKNHENYQQLKKALLQRMFV; this is encoded by the coding sequence ATGAGTAAGAATGTTCCCAAAATACGGTTTGAAGGCTTTAGTAGAGAGTGGAATTCAACAATATTAGGTGAATTAGTCAATATTTCTTCGGCTTCAAGGGTTCATAAAAATGAATGGAGGAATGAGGGGGTCCCATTCTTTAGATCAAGTGATGTCATTTCAAAATATATGAAAAAATTTAATACTCCGGTATTTATATCGGATAGTTTATATCAAAACCTTTCTAAAAAATCAGGAAAAATGGAAATAGGTGATCTTTTAGTAACTGGAGGTGGAACAATTGGAATACCATATTTAATAGAAAATGCAGAACCCCTTTACTTCAAAGATGCTGATTTAATTTGGTTTAAGAGTTCTGATATTATAGATGGTAGATTTTTATTTAATTACTTTGTTAGTCCTCAAACAAGACGTTATATATCTAGCATTACTCATATTGGTACAATTTCACATTATACAATTGAGCAAGGTAAAAATACTCCTATAACTTTACCAGATACAGAAGAACAACAAAAAATCGGCTCTTTTTTCAAACAACTAGACGATACAATTGCTTTGCAACAACAATTGGTCGAACAGCAGCAACAATACAAAAAAGCGATGCTGCAAAAAATGTTCCCCCAAAAAGACGAACGTGTGCCGAAAGTTCGTTTTGACGGGTTTATTGGGGATTGGGCAGAAAAAACTTTAGTTGAGATTTCTAAAATCATAATGGGACAATCTCCAAATGGAAAGAATTATACAGATAATCCTGAAGATTATATTTTGGTTCAAGGAAATGCTGATATGAAAAATGGTCGAGTAGTTCCGAGGATTTGGACAACACAAATTACCAAGACAGCTAGTCCGGGAGATCTAATACTTAGTGTTCGAGCTCCTGTTGGAGAAATAGGAATTACAGACTATGATGTTGTCTTAGGACGCGGAGTAGCTGGGATAAAGGCTAATCAATTTATATATCAAACTTTATTGAGAATGAAGTTATTTGGATTATGGAAAAAGCTAAGCACGGGGTCAACATTTGATTCTATAAATTCAAATGATTTAAAAAATATTATTTTATTAGTTCCGTCTCTCGAAGAACAACATAAAATAGGTACTTTCTTCAAGCAACTAGACGATACAATTGCCCACCATCAGAAAAATCACGAAAATTACCAACAACTGAAAAAAGCGTTATTACAGCGCATGTTCGTTTAA
- a CDS encoding type I restriction-modification system subunit M: MEEIKSKTLYQALWNSADILRSKMDANEYKSYLLGLVFYKFLSDKMLIHAASLLEEPTTDLEVAQKVYAKAYQDEDVKGDLLGELQYDFSYTLEPNLTFTALVQAIHKGLFQLEDLVQGFRNIEQSSETFENLFEDVDLYSKKLGSTPQKQNQSIAEVMKELSVLDVAGHDGDMLGDAYEYLIGEFASNSGKKAGEFYTPQAISTLMTRIVLDGKENQKGFSVYDPTMGSGSLLLNVKKYSNQAGTISYFGQELNTSTYNLARMNMILHGVDTANQHLSNADTLDQDWPTDEPTNFDGVLMNPPYSAKWTAEKGFLDDPRFSMYSVLAPKSKADFAFLLHGFYHLKDSGVMAIVLPHGVLFRGNTEGKIRKILLDNGAIDTVIGLPSNIFFNTSIPTTVIILKKNRSKKDVLFIDASNEFEKGKNQNVLKDEHIDKMLETYIQREGVEKYAHLASFKEIVENDYNLNIPRYVDTFEEEEEISLVELSGAMQQTQQELQQAEQNLFAMLNELKGTNGDVNKELQYFIQVFGLGGGKNE, from the coding sequence ATGGAAGAAATAAAATCAAAAACACTATACCAGGCATTATGGAATTCAGCAGATATTTTACGTTCAAAAATGGATGCGAACGAATATAAAAGTTATTTATTAGGGCTGGTTTTCTATAAATTCTTGTCAGACAAGATGCTTATTCATGCCGCATCATTACTCGAAGAACCAACAACAGACTTAGAAGTCGCACAGAAAGTCTATGCAAAAGCGTACCAAGATGAAGATGTAAAAGGTGATTTACTTGGCGAATTACAATATGATTTTTCTTATACACTTGAACCGAACTTAACCTTTACAGCACTTGTACAAGCAATACATAAAGGGTTATTCCAATTAGAAGATTTAGTACAAGGTTTTCGAAATATTGAACAATCCAGCGAAACATTTGAAAATTTATTTGAGGATGTCGATCTATACTCGAAAAAGCTAGGTTCAACACCTCAAAAGCAAAATCAAAGTATTGCCGAAGTAATGAAAGAATTATCCGTATTAGACGTTGCAGGACATGACGGTGACATGCTAGGCGATGCTTATGAATATTTAATCGGTGAATTTGCATCTAATTCAGGTAAAAAAGCGGGTGAATTCTATACGCCACAAGCTATTTCAACACTGATGACAAGAATCGTCCTAGATGGCAAAGAAAATCAAAAAGGCTTCTCAGTGTATGATCCAACAATGGGATCGGGGTCACTTCTATTAAATGTGAAGAAATACTCGAATCAAGCTGGAACGATTTCATACTTCGGACAAGAGCTAAATACGTCGACATATAACTTGGCTCGTATGAACATGATTTTGCATGGTGTAGATACAGCCAATCAACACTTGAGCAATGCGGATACATTAGACCAGGACTGGCCTACTGATGAACCAACGAACTTTGATGGTGTATTAATGAACCCACCATATTCGGCCAAATGGACTGCAGAAAAAGGTTTCTTAGATGATCCACGCTTTTCAATGTACAGTGTATTAGCTCCGAAATCGAAAGCAGACTTTGCTTTCTTACTACATGGCTTTTATCACTTGAAAGACAGTGGTGTTATGGCGATTGTATTGCCACATGGCGTTTTATTTAGAGGGAATACAGAAGGGAAAATTCGTAAAATTCTATTAGATAATGGCGCAATTGATACGGTGATCGGGTTACCATCGAATATTTTCTTTAATACATCTATCCCAACGACGGTTATTATCTTAAAGAAAAATCGTTCAAAAAAAGATGTGTTATTTATCGACGCATCAAACGAATTTGAAAAAGGTAAAAATCAAAACGTCTTAAAAGATGAACATATCGACAAAATGCTTGAAACATATATTCAACGTGAAGGTGTTGAAAAATACGCACATCTCGCTTCTTTCAAGGAAATCGTTGAAAATGATTACAACTTAAATATCCCTCGCTATGTAGACACATTTGAGGAAGAAGAGGAAATTTCACTTGTCGAGCTATCGGGTGCAATGCAACAAACACAACAAGAACTCCAACAAGCTGAGCAAAATCTATTTGCGATGTTGAATGAATTGAAAGGTACGAACGGAGATGTTAACAAAGAACTTCAATACTTTATTCAAGTATTTGGATTAGGCGGTGGGAAGAATGAGTAA
- a CDS encoding HNH endonuclease signature motif containing protein encodes MTSTLQKHYKGYEPHFYKIQDIVFVPIYAQRHKTNLCFSQDVCNYTAVGRTKIHQNLKAIQKNVLHHVMTNFIPNRTIEYNDNRISKFIAQYGRCAVTGVELGLSDWHCHHKEPYHLTRDNRFSNLVVLYEPIHRLVHLRDKLKIKATQHFT; translated from the coding sequence ATGACCAGTACGCTACAGAAACATTATAAAGGATATGAACCACACTTCTATAAGATACAGGACATAGTATTTGTCCCCATCTATGCCCAACGGCATAAAACGAATTTGTGTTTTTCGCAAGATGTCTGTAACTATACTGCCGTTGGCAGAACAAAGATACACCAAAACTTAAAAGCGATTCAGAAAAACGTACTTCATCATGTCATGACAAACTTTATTCCAAATCGAACGATAGAATACAACGATAATCGCATTAGTAAGTTTATTGCCCAATATGGTAGGTGTGCGGTAACAGGGGTGGAACTCGGTCTTTCGGATTGGCATTGTCACCATAAAGAGCCTTATCATCTCACAAGAGATAATCGGTTTTCGAATCTGGTCGTGCTATACGAACCTATTCACCGACTTGTCCATTTAAGGGATAAACTCAAAATTAAAGCTACACAGCATTTCACCTAA
- a CDS encoding ComEC/Rec2 family competence protein yields the protein MGIEIEFIPVGDNTKNGDAIVVRYGEEGNYKIMVVDGGTKDSGSKIVQHIQDYYNTSYVDYVVNTHPDSDHVSGLTIVLEELEVGELWMHLPWEHSSKIRDLFHDGRITDNSLSEKIKASLNRAHELYEIACEKEISIKEPFEGAYIGEFQVLSPFEDWYVNYLLPDFPNMPERKEENAIRKSFSEFYTKILEWIEENWDKETLSENYGTTGSRNESSVVLYGNIGGYQVLLTGDAGKQALHNSADYAENLGIKLSDCKFVQMPHHGSRRNVSPSVLDRIIGEKSEKGTEPTTTTFVSISQKTEDHPKKVVTNAFIRRGAKVFETRGSTIRQHEGMPPRPGWTSLTPLSFNSEVEK from the coding sequence GTGGGAATTGAAATCGAATTTATTCCAGTTGGAGATAACACTAAAAATGGAGATGCCATTGTAGTGAGATATGGCGAAGAGGGAAACTATAAAATAATGGTAGTCGACGGTGGTACTAAAGATTCAGGGAGTAAGATAGTACAACATATACAAGACTACTATAATACAAGCTATGTAGATTACGTTGTTAATACTCATCCAGATAGCGACCACGTGTCTGGATTAACAATTGTACTTGAAGAGTTAGAGGTTGGCGAACTATGGATGCATCTACCTTGGGAACATTCTTCTAAAATACGTGACTTATTTCATGATGGTAGAATCACTGATAATAGTTTATCTGAAAAGATTAAAGCATCTTTGAATAGAGCACATGAATTATATGAAATTGCTTGCGAAAAGGAAATTTCAATAAAGGAACCCTTTGAAGGGGCATACATTGGAGAATTTCAAGTACTCTCTCCTTTTGAGGATTGGTACGTTAATTATTTATTACCTGATTTTCCTAATATGCCGGAAAGGAAAGAGGAAAACGCTATAAGAAAATCATTCTCTGAATTTTACACGAAAATTTTAGAGTGGATCGAAGAAAATTGGGATAAAGAAACCCTAAGTGAAAACTATGGTACTACAGGTTCTAGAAATGAAAGTAGTGTAGTATTATATGGAAATATAGGGGGATATCAGGTTTTACTAACAGGAGATGCAGGAAAGCAAGCACTTCATAATAGTGCTGATTATGCAGAGAATTTAGGAATTAAATTAAGTGATTGCAAATTTGTACAAATGCCTCACCATGGAAGTCGACGAAATGTTTCACCTAGTGTTCTTGATAGAATTATAGGTGAAAAAAGTGAAAAAGGTACAGAACCAACTACTACTACCTTTGTATCAATTTCCCAAAAAACAGAAGACCACCCTAAGAAAGTTGTAACAAATGCTTTCATTCGAAGGGGTGCAAAAGTATTTGAAACCAGAGGATCTACTATTAGACAACACGAAGGTATGCCTCCAAGACCTGGTTGGACTTCTCTTACACCACTTAGCTTCAATTCTGAAGTTGAAAAATAA